The following proteins come from a genomic window of Syntrophales bacterium:
- a CDS encoding DUF362 domain-containing protein translates to MDEPIFQKTDGNIENYIVSLRSLLYNLESPFRKGDSVAIKLHWGEKGNTSYLHPRYAREIVEWLKEHETIPLIFDTTALYSGGRRTGKDSLKTAAEHGFTEEYLGCPVAIGDGMDGKNVIDIDARFKHFETVQVAELLEKVDGFFIFSHFKGHMVAGFGGAIKNISMGFASRAQKQRMHSDAHPVLNREECTRCGICVDSCPTGAATISGDEYPEYDLEKCIGCAQCIALCPQLALKIFWNTDEKVFQEKLVETAAAVWKRIKDRTLLVNSLLTITADCDCMPGHNPKIAEDLGFLGGYHPVLLDRKSMERIEEEPFNKTYPHVPWKRQFEYAEEIGFI, encoded by the coding sequence ATGGATGAACCCATCTTCCAAAAAACCGATGGTAACATCGAAAATTATATTGTCTCTCTCCGTTCACTCCTTTATAACCTGGAGTCCCCTTTCCGAAAAGGTGACTCGGTTGCCATCAAGCTTCACTGGGGAGAAAAGGGGAATACAAGTTATCTGCATCCACGGTACGCCAGAGAAATCGTAGAGTGGCTAAAGGAGCATGAAACAATTCCTCTCATTTTCGATACTACCGCCCTCTATTCAGGCGGCCGTCGCACGGGAAAAGACTCACTTAAAACAGCAGCAGAACATGGCTTTACAGAGGAGTACCTTGGCTGCCCGGTCGCGATAGGGGATGGAATGGACGGCAAAAATGTAATCGACATAGATGCACGGTTCAAGCATTTTGAAACTGTACAGGTTGCCGAGCTTTTGGAAAAGGTGGACGGGTTTTTTATTTTTTCCCATTTTAAGGGACATATGGTTGCCGGATTCGGGGGTGCCATAAAAAATATCTCCATGGGATTCGCCTCACGGGCACAGAAACAGAGGATGCACTCTGATGCGCATCCCGTTTTGAACAGGGAAGAGTGTACCAGATGCGGCATTTGCGTCGATTCCTGCCCCACCGGTGCTGCAACAATCTCCGGGGATGAATATCCTGAATATGACTTAGAGAAATGCATCGGATGCGCTCAGTGCATTGCACTATGCCCTCAACTCGCGCTAAAAATTTTCTGGAATACTGACGAAAAGGTCTTTCAGGAAAAACTGGTTGAAACAGCCGCGGCAGTGTGGAAGCGTATCAAGGACAGGACCCTGCTGGTAAATTCCCTCCTTACAATAACTGCCGACTGCGATTGCATGCCCGGGCATAATCCTAAAATAGCCGAAGACCTGGGTTTCCTGGGAGGGTACCATCCTGTACTCTTAGATAGAAAATCGATGGAACGTATAGAAGAAGAACCCTTCAACAAGACATATCCTCATGTTCCATGGAAAAGACAGTTTGAGTATGCTGAAGAGATCGGTTTTATTTGA
- a CDS encoding amidophosphoribosyltransferase produces the protein MKLVQENCGVFGLYSKRECVYDIYRGIDFLQHRGQEYCGISTFDPDVKKATQIDFLKLKEQEYEDEASFGQEINHVTHHGKVINTFTDEELKSLNGNWGIGHVSLWERQPMKWQTRLGGIAVAFSGKVINADDLMKEIMSQGISFYKGYDIEIISKIIIEKPDIVSGISALAEKIKGSYSLVVLTKDGIYAARDIYGVRPLMLGMDSERYAVSSESRAIKNLGMEVFRDVRPGEIVLIDHKGFQTVGQVDSPRSAHCAFEWAYTASIDSIIDGVYVQEARSNLGETLAQRDMDEGDLTADLVAPVPMSGIGHALGYHKRSKINYQEVFLYHRYADRSYMQATQLAREKMAERKLSVLPYAVKGKKIVLCDDSIVRGTQILNKVRDLKEAGAKEVHVRIACPPLMYPCDYGISTRSYEELVARHYMKTGHITSMDDLKKMEAWIAKQIDADSVKYNTIDAFVSALLIPREGLCLKCFDGVFSVKNT, from the coding sequence ATGAAGTTAGTACAAGAAAACTGTGGTGTTTTCGGTTTATATTCAAAAAGAGAGTGTGTTTACGATATTTACCGGGGGATTGATTTCCTTCAACATCGTGGACAGGAATATTGCGGAATTTCTACTTTTGATCCGGATGTCAAGAAGGCAACCCAGATTGATTTCCTTAAACTGAAGGAACAGGAATATGAAGATGAAGCATCTTTCGGTCAGGAAATAAATCACGTCACTCACCACGGCAAGGTTATTAATACCTTTACCGATGAAGAATTAAAAAGTTTAAATGGCAATTGGGGTATAGGGCATGTAAGCCTCTGGGAAAGACAACCGATGAAGTGGCAGACCAGACTCGGGGGGATTGCCGTCGCTTTCAGCGGTAAAGTTATTAACGCTGATGACCTGATGAAAGAAATAATGAGTCAGGGAATCTCTTTTTACAAAGGTTACGACATAGAGATAATTTCCAAGATTATCATAGAAAAACCCGATATTGTCAGCGGCATTAGTGCACTTGCCGAGAAGATCAAAGGTTCCTACTCACTGGTGGTTTTAACCAAAGACGGAATCTATGCGGCTCGTGATATTTATGGAGTTCGACCGCTTATGCTGGGTATGGATTCTGAACGGTATGCGGTAAGCTCCGAATCCCGTGCCATCAAGAATCTGGGCATGGAGGTTTTTCGGGATGTACGTCCCGGTGAGATCGTCCTTATAGACCACAAAGGGTTTCAAACCGTGGGGCAGGTGGATTCGCCACGCAGTGCACATTGCGCTTTCGAGTGGGCATATACGGCGAGCATTGATTCCATTATAGATGGTGTTTATGTACAGGAGGCTCGAAGCAATTTGGGTGAAACCCTTGCCCAAAGAGATATGGACGAAGGGGATTTGACGGCTGATCTTGTTGCACCCGTTCCAATGTCGGGGATAGGCCACGCACTCGGATATCACAAACGCTCTAAGATTAATTACCAGGAAGTGTTTCTCTATCATCGCTATGCCGATCGCAGTTATATGCAGGCAACACAGCTTGCCCGCGAAAAGATGGCAGAGCGAAAGCTGTCTGTGCTTCCCTATGCAGTTAAAGGGAAAAAGATTGTTCTGTGTGATGACTCAATCGTTCGGGGAACTCAAATTTTGAACAAGGTGAGAGATTTAAAGGAGGCAGGCGCCAAAGAGGTGCATGTACGTATTGCCTGTCCCCCTCTGATGTACCCATGCGATTACGGTATATCGACCCGCTCTTATGAAGAGTTGGTCGCCCGGCATTATATGAAAACGGGACATATTACCTCTATGGACGATCTGAAGAAGATGGAGGCATGGATAGCAAAACAGATAGATGCAGACTCCGTTAAGTATAACACGATTGATGCCTTTGTTTCGGCCCTTTTGATTCCGAGAGAAGGTTTGTGTCTGAAGTGTTTTGACGGCGTGTTCTCTGTTAAAAATACATAG